A DNA window from Ictalurus furcatus strain D&B chromosome 22, Billie_1.0, whole genome shotgun sequence contains the following coding sequences:
- the areg gene encoding proheparin-binding EGF-like growth factor, with protein sequence MNLILLSSLLCLACSVLISLASPATHASEMSHMTVMSASGEGLQSALGEEPESEDGPSGLFTGPPLGKGRGGRKKHGGKKRNKAQVSVRQRNSTPAQNLSYSPSHSTSHSSSHSTNHSSAPDPCSTSHREYCIHGYCTYLQDLKEPICVCMKGYDGMRCGIQLLQTGSMGRDDHHDDTLHITLITITVVLSIISCSALLLIIYVHYRAQHSFQAALLSAADEGDKLQNNSAV encoded by the exons cgtgcaGTGTGCTCATCTCTTTAGCTTCACCTGCCACTCACGCCTCTGAGATGAGTCATATGACTGTGATGTCAGCTTCAGGGGAGGGGCTTCAGAGTGCACTTGGGGAGGAGCCAGAATCTGAGGACGGACCTTCAGGACTGTTTACAGGGCCGCCCTTAGGCAAAG gtcgAGGCGGCCGCAAGAAACACGGTGGGAAAAAGAGGAATAAGGCCCAAGTGAGTGTGAGACAGAGGAACAGTACACCTGCACAGAATCTCAGCTACAGCCCCTCCCACAGTACCTCCCATAGCTCCTCCCATAGCACCAACCACAGCTCCGCCCCTGATCCCTGTAGCACCTCCCACAGAGAGTACTGCATCCACGGCTACTGCACCTACTTACAGGACCTGAAAGAGCCCATCTGTGt GTGTATGAAGGGGTACGATGGTATGCGATGTGGTATCCAGCTGCTGCAGACTGGTTCTATGGGGCGGGATGATCACCATGACGACACACTGCACATCACACTCATCACCATCACAGTCGTCCTGTCAATCATCAGCTGCTCCGCCCTCCTACTCATCATCTATGTGCA ttacagAGCTCAGCACAGTTTCCAGGCAGCGTTACTCAGTGCTGCTGATGAAGGTGACAAACTTCAGAACAACAGCGCAGTGTGA